The Carcharodon carcharias isolate sCarCar2 chromosome 2, sCarCar2.pri, whole genome shotgun sequence genomic sequence TACATTCATTTCATGACAGATGCAGCTTCAGAGGGACAGGGGGCACTAGGTTTCACCACCATCACTGGATCCCTCCAGGGGCAGGGAATTATCAgttgcacccatgtggccatcaaggcacccagtAACCAGCCAGTTAGAcccatcaacaggaaaggcttccacacCCTCAATGTGGAATCACAAAAGGGCTTTCTCCATATGTGCACTTGCTTTCCTGACAGCTGCCAACATTCCTTCATCCTCCGGAAGTCCAGGCTGCCTCAGATTTTCATTCCAACCCAGAGTACACGGAATGATCCTAGGGGACAAGCGTTGTCCCCTGAAGACAATGCTTCTCACCCTTTAAAGGAGCCCCAAACAGAAGTATGGAAGTTGTACAGTCAATGCTACTCGCTCAGTAGGACAGCCGTTGAGCAGTCCATTGGGCTCCTGATCATGTGGTTCCAGTACCTGGACAGATCAGGTAGTGCCCTCCAATATCCTCTTGCAAGGGTCTCGATCGATATGGTTGTTTACTCTGCTCTCCATTACATGGCCCTCCAGAGAGATGTGGGTCTTGAGGACAAGGAGAAACCTTATCTGGGGAGGAGCAGGAGGTAAGAGATGAGTAGGGATTGCAGGTAGTAGGAGATGACACTGAACAGAGAGGTGCCCCTGCTGAATACAGGTCTCCTCCTGCCACACTCTGGGAAGAGGACCTCCCCCATCTTCTTCATGCCCTCCAGCATTATATCCCGATCAGCATCAATGAAGCTTGGGGCAACCCTACTCCAGATGCCCTCCAACTCTCCTGTGACATCTCGCTTCCCTCCTGTGCTGTGGAAAGCTTTGGCACAATCAGCAGATTTCTAATGTAGAACAACCAGCAACCTCAGTTTTGGCTGTCATGGGGAGTCTAAATCAGTCTCACATTTCATCTGATCCACCATCGTTCCCACTCCCATTGACCCTAAGTGAGTGGGAAACCCATTTCAATGGGCCGTGAGCTCTGAGCTCCCAAGGGTCAGATATTGGGgcggggggtaccccaaagatgcactgggaaaTTCCTcttggaagttcccaggtaagggttcgCATGGCAATTGCCCCAAAGTGTACACTTCCTCTGGGTAATTGACCTATGCTGGGAACCATTGGAAAATGcagtttaaatcgcaaactttagTTGATTCTGCCAAGGTTACACCAAtatttactcagaaaaagttagaagaactaaaacctcttctaacttctgggtaattattgtaaagacccagactgaccccatgggactccccacaccctctccaatcCACACACCACCCGACCTCCGACACCCCCCAACCTCTGACACCCCCACACCGACCTCCGGCctccctgtcccccacccccccaaccacccctggGCCTCCGACCACCCACAAGTACCtccaaccactccccccaccagacCTTtgacaccacccccatcccctgcccTCCGATTCCCTACCTTCCGAAcacccaaatcctatccactaaCCTTCTCCTTAGCCTGTCAATTTCACTGGTCCTTTAAAATTAGCTGATTTATcgcagcaagtgctgtaaaaaaagggACCTCCTTGAATCTGCTGGAGTTGCACTTTGCTGGGGCCTGTGAGGAGTCTTTCAATGCAGGCCCCGAGCAGCTCCGGCAAACAGAAGGGTCAATGTAagtttcaagggcagttaagtaTATATTTATTCCTGCTAATTCCTGCAGACCATCTCTTTCTGATGCTAGTTAGGAGTTACAGCCCCATTTCAATTAAGGGCTGAACCCCATGAAAATCTGAACTTTAACTGGTTTTCCACAAGAGTTGGATTTCTGACCTTAAATAAACCCAACTTCTGATTCCTACCTTCATCCTGAAAATTTGGTCTAACATCTCTGTTTCCCAAAATGTTATGTTTGCAATTTAACTATCAATGATAGCTTTTAAAATTCATGGTATATAGAAACATGAACAGGATGGAAACTGAATTACTTCACACACCCTGGATCAATAATTGCCTGCCCTCTGACCTCATGGCTCCTGAAGGCTACGTTCAATCTTGAGTTCCTGATGGTAACATCATGGATATTGATTAATAACTAATTTTTGCTCTGCTTGCCTTACTTATTGCTAATAATCTGACACATTAGATTGATTTGTGTATAGAGAAAAGAAGACTTTTGAATGTTTTGATATGTAAATCACATGGTGATTACTTCCCTACTttaaatgcattaaaaaaaataaatcaatGGTCTCTCACTCTTAAAAAAGTATGTTCCACCTACTCCATATGCATGCATGCATGGTTAAATATTTATACATGCAGTTCTAACACACAATACCTTAAAAGTTTTAAGACTAGATAATTCCCTGTGCTTCAGTAAAGGAAAAATGTTTACTTGTTTCCAGTACTTCTGAACTTCTTCAGTGTCAATTGATTTCCTCAAAATTACCATCAGGACTTCACAAATGCCCCATCATCCCATCTATCTATGCACTGTTACAAATAAGTCATTCATTCTAAAATCTAAaacctttgggcagaattttcccagaactgcactgtgtgtggtagcaggcaggtaaaatagagtcctacccgccgatgaatatggcggcttttcatgccgtatcttcccgagcccccctcattacttatgcatttccaggaaacacgctgtttccatggcgggtgggctctcatttgccagtTCGTCACCACCCTGCTTTTGTATCACaccagctgccatctttaaaaggcagccgccagcagaGCATTATTCGCCACCAGCTCAGCATTGCTGCATGGGAGTCATAGCCAGCAAatgcaaaaaggctgcagccccccgcttcaacgaagggtccctcgagcgactgctgcatgctgtggaggcccattgGGATGTGCTCTAcgcccactctggccgcaggatgggtagcaatgtcaccaacatGGATCGGGAGGtcatggcagcggtggtcagcgcgaaCGCCCtgtagaggaggacagccacccagtgcgtcaaaaggatgaatgatcccctctgttccgccagggaaAGTCActgttttcatcactcccaactcacacactcacaaacccatcatacatccacagggccctcgctcactgccagtgcaagggatatAACCATTCACTCTTTAACACATCCATTACTGTATCATCTCATCTGTGGGAtcactcaccctccaccagcgcagagacacacacatcggtgggacctagctttagagtagcctcaggatcacaatctggtgagcacatcacactttctgatccacagcagcagGCGTAGGCAGGGACTTCCaaggtccccggcacttggaacattactggaggccagaatgttgctgagcttgagtcagatgatgagcctctggactaggttatgtcacagttgctagagctgcaaacgCAAGCTAGGAAACAACAGGAAGGG encodes the following:
- the LOC121288540 gene encoding putative nuclease HARBI1; translation: MVTEICAHIANDLTPHSTGRHALPVAINITVALNLLAPGSLQGSAADLKGISRASHNVAYHCISQFTDALFARTGWYIHFMTDAASEGQGALGFTTITGSLQGQGIISCTHVAIKAPSNQPVRPINRKGFHTLNVESQKGFLHMCTCFPDSCQHSFILRKSRLPQIFIPTQSTRNDPRGQALSPEDNASHPLKEPQTEVWKLYSQCYSLSRTAVEQSIGLLIMWFQYLDRSGSALQYPLARVSIDMVVYSALHYMALQRDVGLEDKEKPYLGRSRR